The genomic region CGCCGCGCACCACCAACTCGCCCCCGGCCAGCAGTTGCTGCTCACGTTCGGTCAGTTTCAGCGCGTCCTTCTGCACCAGCGCCAGGCGCAGTCCGTAGTGCGGCTGCAAGTCAACCAGGCGAGCAGCGCGGGCTTCACCCGTCACCGGCCGCAATTGTTCCACCACCCCATAAGCCGGGCCGCGCAGGGCCTCACGGTTGTAGGTTTCGTTGGCCTCCGGCAGCAGCTCATCGAAGGTGTAGTTCACCAGCCAGATCGCCCCGGCCAAGCCAATAGCCAGGATGATATACAGACGCAGAAACAGCCGTAACATCTAGACCTCCCAGGCGAACGGATTGAACAGGTAGCCCTTGCCCCAGATGGTCTTGATGCACACCGGTTCCCGAGGGTTGTCATTGAGCTTGCCGCGCAGCTTGCTGATGTACACGTCGACGCTGCGATTGAGCCCGTCAAAGGCAATCCCGCGCATGCGGTTGAGGATATCGTCGCGGGAGAGGATTTTCCCGGCGGCGCTGGCCAGCAACCACAGCAGTTCGAACTCCATGGTGGTCAGGTCGATCTTCTCGCCGCCCAGGCTCACCACTCGGCAACTGCGATCGATGGCCAGCCGGCCGAACTCAAGGGAGCCCCGCACCGTGGGTTCCGGCGTCTGGCGGCGTTGCAAGGCACGCAGGCGGGCCAGCAGCACGGGCGGTTTGATCGGCTTGATCACATAGTCGTCGGCGCCGGACTCCAGGCCGAGGATATGGTCCAGGTCGTCTTCCTTGGCGGTGAGGATCACGATGGGCGTGTCGGACACGTTGCGAATTTCGCGACACACATGCAGGCCGCTCTGGCCGGGCAGCATCAGGTCGAGCACGACGATCTTGGGCTTGAACTCCAGGAAGGCCGCCAGCGCCAGGTCACCCCGATGCACGGCCAGCACTTCGAAGCCGTGCTGGGACAGGAAATGGGCGATCAGCCCTGCCAGCTTCTGATCGTCCTCCACGAGCAAGACCTTGCCGAGACCCAAGTTATCCATAAATTTCCAGTGCACGCGCGGATTGAAGTGTGCGCATTATAGGGGGCAAGCCGGCAGACTAAAGCAGCTGGCCATTACTGGCCGACGAAGCTTCATGCTTTTAAGAGTTTTTAACAGTTTCACCGCAGTCTTTAACTCGGCACGGTCCGACAGGCGCGCCCCACACGCTTTTCGGAAGTGTCGCTGATGACAACACCACAAACACAAGAGAATCATGGCCCTTTACCCACATAGCGGGAGAGGATCATGTTCGTTCGTCATAAATCAGACATAGAAAACACCGCGCACTTTGTCGAATGGGGCGCTGGCACCAGCCATCGGCTGCTGACGGAAAAGGACGGGATGGGTTATACCGTGTGCCACACCGTCGTGCGCGCCGGCACTGAGTCGCTGCTGCACTACCGTAATCACCTGGAGGCTTGCTACTGCATCGCTGGCGAAGGTGAGGTGGAAGACATGGACGGCAACGTCTACCCTATCCGCCCCGGTGACATCTATGTGCTGGACCAGCACGACCGCCATTACCTGCGAGGCGGGAAGGAGCAGGATCTGGTGCTGGTCAGCGTATTCAACCCGCCGCTCAAAGGCGATGAGCGCCACAACCTCACGGATAAATCCGGCTCCGGCTACTGACGACGATTTGACTCACGGACACGAGCACAGCATGCGCAAGGATTACCTGGCTTTCTTCATTTCGTTGTTTCTGTCACGCCTGGCCGACCAGATTCTGTTGTTCATCGTGCCGTTGATCGTATTCCAGACCACTAACAGTGTGTCGTGGGCCGGGCTGGCCTTTTTTGTCGAGTCCTTGCCGCGCTACCTGTCGTTCCCGGTGTGCGGGGCATTGTGCGACAAGTATCCCGCCGTGCGCATCCTGCATATCAGCCAGG from Pseudomonas yamanorum harbors:
- a CDS encoding ectoine synthase, which translates into the protein MFVRHKSDIENTAHFVEWGAGTSHRLLTEKDGMGYTVCHTVVRAGTESLLHYRNHLEACYCIAGEGEVEDMDGNVYPIRPGDIYVLDQHDRHYLRGGKEQDLVLVSVFNPPLKGDERHNLTDKSGSGY
- a CDS encoding winged helix-turn-helix domain-containing protein; amino-acid sequence: MDNLGLGKVLLVEDDQKLAGLIAHFLSQHGFEVLAVHRGDLALAAFLEFKPKIVVLDLMLPGQSGLHVCREIRNVSDTPIVILTAKEDDLDHILGLESGADDYVIKPIKPPVLLARLRALQRRQTPEPTVRGSLEFGRLAIDRSCRVVSLGGEKIDLTTMEFELLWLLASAAGKILSRDDILNRMRGIAFDGLNRSVDVYISKLRGKLNDNPREPVCIKTIWGKGYLFNPFAWEV